The genomic interval AGGCCATTTCGTCCGGATTTACGTGCGCACCGCCTAATGGCTCTTTAATAACGCCGTCTACCAGCCCGAAGCGGCTCATATGGTCGGATGTCAGTTTCAGTTCTTCTGCTGCCTTTTCCTTAAAGTTCCAGCTACGCCAGAGGATAGTAGAGCAGTTTTCGGGAGAGATCACCGTATACCAGCTGTTTTCCAGCATCAGGATCCTGTCGCCGATACCGATACCCAGCGCTCCGCCGGATGCTCCTTCCCCGATAATGATACAGATCACGGGTACCCGCAGTTTCACCATTTCGAATATGTTACGGGCAATGGCCTCCCCTTGTCCGCGCTCTTCAGCTTCCAGACCAGGATAAGCACCGGGAGTATCTATCAGGGTAACGATAGGCTTATTGAACTTTTCAGCCAGTTTCATGAGGCGCAGGGCCTTTCTGTAACCTTCTGGGTTGGCCATACCGAAGTTACGGATCTGGCGCATTTTGGTATTAATACCCTTCTGCTGACCAATGAACATGATGGTTTCTCCATCCAGTTCAGCAAAACCGCCGACCATGGCCTTATCATCCTTCACATTCCGGTCGCCGTGCAGCTCCACGAAATTACTACACATCTTCTCAATGTAAGCCAGGGTATAGGGCCTATCAGGATGCCTGCTTAGCAGAACCTTCTGGTAACTGGTAAGGTGCTCGTATACTTCCAGGCGGGTGTCGGCAATCTTCTGCTCATACTCCCTCACGGTGGCGGTAACGTCTACACCTGACTTTGCTCCGTTCTCCTTCAGTTTTTCCAACTGATCATACAGGTCCTCAATAGGTTTCTCAAAATCCAGGAATTGCATATTTATGTATAAAATTGGTTAAAGTACGGTGTAAAGATAAACGCTAAAATATTTTTTAAAAAAGATTTGCATAATTGATGGCTTTGTTCCTATCTTTGCTGCCCCGAAAACAAGGGAAGGATCAGTAGTTCAGTTGGTTAGAATGCCGCCCTGTCACGGCGGAGGTCGCGGGTTCGAGTCCCGTCTGGTCCGCAACTCAGTAAAAGTGGGTATAATCGAGCAAAAGCGCTTAATTATACCCACTTTTTTTTAAAGTGATAGTTTGCCCGTATTAGACTTTCCCAATTTCCTTTGCACTTCTGCCATAATCTTTTGCTAATTCATCTTCACCGGGCAGATTAATAAGATATTTAGACATAAATACTTGCTGTGGTAAACCGGAGGTCATATACCCTACCAGGTTTTCATTCTTGCTTGCACAGCGTATGATGCCTACCAGTTGATTATCGCTTTCATGCATTTCAATCTCTTTGTAATAGTTCAGACAGGCATACATTGGCCAGCATCTTTTGTTGAATGGCAAGATTTGGTATTTTTGAGATATAGCGTAAGATAGCATAAATCTGCGTGTTGCCTGCAATACTGCAGTGATCCTACACTCTAAATAGTTGCTATGAAAGTGATCAAGATAACAGGCGCAAGACAGAATAACCTTAAGAATATTTCCTTAGAAATTCCCAAAAACAAAATCACTGTCTTTACCGGTGTGTCAGGTTCGGGAAAGTCATCATTGGTCTTTGAAACAATTGGAGCTGAAGCACAGCGCCAAATTAATGAAACACAAAACAGTTTTGTTCGTAACAGGCTGACTCAACTCGGTGTAGCGGATGTTGATAAAATCGAGCATCTGAATGTGCCTGTCATTATCAATCAAAAAAGACTGGGAGGCAATGTCCGCTCTACCGTTGGCACCGCTACGGATATTTATGCATCGCTACGTTTATTGTTTTCAAGATTGGGAGAACCTTTTGTGGGGTATTCCAATATTTTTTCTTTCAACAATCCTCAGGGAATGTGCCCTGTTTGTGAAGGCCTGGGCTACAAACAAACCATTAGTATCGAACATCTGTTCGATAAAGATAAGTCCTTGAATGAAGGAGCTATCTTATTTCCGACTTTTCAGCCAGGTGGCTACAGATGGTTGAGATATACGGAATCGGGGTATTTTGATAACAACAAGAAATTGAAGGATTATACGCGGGCTGAATGGGATCTATTATTGTATTCAAAAGAACATAAGCCGAAACATCCAGGCAAAAATTGGTACAAATCCGCTACATATGCCGGAGTGTTGACACGTATAGAAAATGATATTCTGAAAAAAGATTCCAGAGAACTCTCAATAAGGAAGGATGACCTGAAAAAAATAGTTGTTTCAAAGACCTGTCCGTCCTGCAAGGGTAAACGGCTAAACGACAGTGTTTTGTCCTGTAAGATCAAAGGCAAAGACATCGCTGATTGTGCGGCATTACCGATAGATGAATTACTGGAATTTGTCAAATCGCTTTCCTCAAAATCGTATGAAACGGTGTTGAACGAATTACAAAGAAAACTGGAAAACGTAGTGAACATAGGACTTCAATATCTAACACTTGACCGGATTACTAACACGCTTTCAGGCGGCGAATCGCAGCGGATAAAAATGGTTCGGCATTTGGGCAATAGCCTCGAAGATCTGTTGTACATTTTTGACGAACCCAGCATCGGCCTTCACCCGAAAGACCTGGAAAATATTGCCGGTATCATTAAACAGATAAAAGAAAAGTGTAACACAGTCCTGATTGTAGAACATGACCCGGATCTGATTAAAATTGCTGATCACATTGTAGATATGGGCCCGTTATCGGGAAGAAAAGGTGGCGAAGTTGTGTACGAAGGAGCGTTTACAGGTTTGAAACAATCCAGTGGAAAAACGGGCAGATATTTTTCAACGATAAGAACCTTTAACGCATCGCCCAGAAAAAGCGAAACGTTCCTGACTATTAAAAATGCACAGTTGCACAACCTGAAAAACGTCACAGTAAATATTCCCAAAAATGTATTGACGGTTGTATCAGGAGTGGCAGGTTCGGGTAAAAGTTCCCTGATCAGCAAAGTATTGCCCATGCAATTTCCCGATGTGAAGATCATTGACCAGTCTTTGTTTGCGGTAAGTGCGAGGGCCACCCTTCTGACTTATCTCGGCATATCTGATAGTATCCGGAATTTATTTGCAAAATCAAATAATGTCAGTAACAAGTTGTTCAGCAGAAATGGAGAAGGAGCTTGCCCTAATTGCAAGGGTCTTGGGGTGGAAAAGATTGACCTGGCTTTTATGGAAGATATAGAAGAACCCTGCGAAGTATGTGGCGGAAACGGCTTTGATCCCGATGTATTAAAGTATCGCTACCATGATTTAAATATCTCGGAAGTCATGAATCTTACAGTAGATGAAGCAAAGATTTTTTTTAACAATAATACTTTCACCCACCACTTTGAATTACTGGTGGAATTGGGTTTAGATTATTTAACCTTAGGCCAACGCTTAAGCAGTTTTTCAGGCGGAGAAAGGCAAAGACTCAAATTAACCAGAGAATTAGGCGATCACAACAACATTTTGGTGCTGGATGAACCCAGCACAGGTCTTCATCCGTCCGATACACAAAAGCTCATGAAAATATTGAACAAACTGGTAGATCATGGGAACACGGTGATCGTTATTGAACATAATTTGGACATTATTGCGCAAGGCGACTGGATTATAGATATTGGTATTGGCGCAGGAAAATATGGGGGCAATTTGATTTTTGAAGGCACAGTTGCAGCGCTTTTAAAAAACAAAAAATCGGAAACCGCGAAGTATTTGAAGAGGCATCTACAATAATCCTGCAGGCAACATCGCAACCTATTTACCTGCTCACACCTGATCACTTTCCATGATTGGTCTCGCAAGTTGGTAGATATGCTCTAAATCCTGTGCAAATTGGTTCGATAATTGTCCCTCGCAGTCCGTAAAAAGGTTCATCAGTAATGGTGAATTGGCTAAATCCCTTAAAAGAATGAAAAAAACCGAGGAAGGATCAGAGAAAAAAACAGCTTAAAAAACTACCAAGTTCTACCCGCAGCTTCCTGCGTGCACGTAATAAATGGGCATCTACTGCTTTTTCCGATATATTAAGTTCGGCAGCAATATCCTTGTATGATTTATCTTCGCTTTTCATTTTGTAAACTAACCTGCCTATTTCAGGAAGCTTATCAACAAGAATTTCAAGCCGTTCCCGAATCTCCTCAAATTCCAGATATTCTTGTGTGGAATTATCCTGCGGATCACTAGCCAAATCTAAGCTTATGGAACGCACAGCGGCCTTTTTTGCCAGGAACTTAAGAGTCCTGTACTTTACAGAAACAAAAAGATAGTTTGAAAAGTTACCTGTTATTTTGAGGCTTTCCCGCCTTTTCCAAAGCGAAACGAAAACATCCTGCACAATATTTTCCGCTTCCATGAGATCACCTGTTTTTCGATATGCCAGACTTAGCACCCTGTCCCAATAACGATTGTAAAGCACGTCAAATGCATTCGCATTACTGTTCTCAAGTAAACTAAGCAATTTTGAATCATCAAATGTATGCAGTGAACTCACAGCTAAGTTGTTGAAATAATGCAATTATATTTCTTCGAAATTAGTAACTGCAGGTTAACTATATGTTAAGCATTAATGATATTTGCATTACTATTCGTTCATGAAACTCGCCCGCTCATAACGTTGTTAAAGCTAACTTTCTGCTCCCGGTAAATTTCTTAGATTGTTTCCGCAAGCTTTTTCTCCGCTCCTTTACGGCAGGCTGTATTGTTGGCGGTCCGCAGGCACTTGACAATATTTCCGTAGTCATCGGGAATCAGACAACTCGTGAAAAGGCCGACCGGACAACTTCTTTAGCTTCTCTTATAGCACTGATTCACCCGTTTAAAGTTCTAAAAATTATTGATGTATGATCGCTCAGGGCCAATGCCGAAAAAAAAATATTCCTTTTTTGCGGGATTGGCCACGGAAAAAGAACCTATTTAAAAAGCAAGGTAAAATGAATGAACGACCATATAGTGAAAGACTACAAAATCTGGCTCACCAATATTTGCGGGGGGAATTAAATCGTAAAGAACAGCAAGAGGTTGACGAATGGTTCCAGAGTGAAGAAGGTGCTGATTTTATTGAAAGCCATATGAGCAAGGATGAATATAGGAATTTGCTTCTCCAGCGTATTCATAATAAAGCAGGTATCGTAAATAATAAACGTCCAACACAACTATATGTTCGGGTTGCGGTTGCCGCTTCGCTGATATTAACGACGATGTTCGTCGCCTATCTGGTCCCTAAAAAATCACCCGTTAAACAACAAGTAAGTCAAGCAGTTGTTGGCCAGATACAACCCGGTGGAAACAAGGCAGTCTTAATACTGGATGACGGCAGCAACATTAATCTAACATCCGGTAAACAGGGATTGCTTGTCAGGCAGGGCAGTGTAAAAATCAACAAAACTAATAGTGGTAGCCTGAGCTATACATCGGATAGTGCTAGTGATATTAAAGAACCGATCTTGTACAACACCGTTGTTACTCCTCGCGGCGGAAAATATAGGTTAACTCTTTCAGACGGCACAATCGCCATTCTTGACGCGGCCTCCTCGATCCGTTTCCCGGTCGCATTTGATAAGGAACGAAAAGTTTCCATTACCGGGCAAGTGTATTTTGAGGTTGTTCATAATGTAAACAGCCCATTCCTCGTAAGTGTAAAAGGCCAGCTTGTTAAAGATTTGGGCACAAAGTTCAATATCAACGCATATGATGATGAGCCGGTGATCAAAACAACACTATTGGAAGGAGGGATAAGTCTTACCCGCGGTTCACAAACAGCAGTTTTAAAACCAGGCCAACAGGCGATCAATGCGATCGGGAACCCGGCTATCAAAATCATAGATGCAGATATTGACGAATCCGTAGCATGGAAAAATGATTTCTTCCAATTTGAAGATGAGCCGTTGGAAAGTGTTATGCGAAAAATTTCCCGATGGTACGATGTTGATGTAGTATATCAAAAAGGTTCTGATATACATGAATCCTATTTAGGGCGCATAACCAGGTACTCAGAGGTATCCAAAGTTTTGAAGATGCTTGAGGTTACGGGAGATGTACAATTTGAAATTCAAGGCAGAACAATCAAAGTATTTTCTAAAATACAGACAAACCAAAAATAGACAATAAAAATATAAACGCTTAATTAAGAATTATGAATAAAAAACAAAGCACCTGACACCCACCTAACCGCGGTTACGCAAGATATAAATGAAGTGGAGGTAGTGGAATACCTCCACTTTTGAACTGGTAACCGAAATTGCTCTAACAATATTTAATTAAACCAGAATTACAAATGTATAAAAATTTTATACGCATTTCGTGTGCACCTCCCGGGCCCATTTATAAATATACACTAATAATGAAACTGACCGTTGTGTTCATATTAGCAGCCCTGTTTCAAGCAAGGGCAAGCACATTCGCACAAACAATTAATTTTGTTCATAAAAACACATCTTTTAAACAGATCATAAAAGAGATCAGGAAACAGACCAATTACAATATTCTTGTATCGGCTAATAAGATTAAGGACCTTAAAACCAGGAATGTTAGTTTCGTCAACGCAAGTATTAGCGAAGTGCTGAACACTTTTCTTGCCGGGGAACGTCTTACTTATGAGATTCATGGTGAGAGTGTACTGATCAAAGACAAACCGGTCAATACCGCGCCCAAGCGGGAGAAACAAAAGTTATCTTTTATTGAACTAAAAGGAACTGTGATTGATGAAAATGGCGTACCCATTCCAGGCTTAACTGTTAAAGTAAAGGGGACTTCCCAGGGCACGGTTACAGATACTGCAGGGGTTTTCAACTTGAGCGTAGGTGATAAAAACAGCCTGATTGTTTTTAGTGCTATCGGTTACCAATCTTTAGAAATTGCAGCAGGCGACTTGCCGAAAGTCATAAGAATGAGATCAGAGGTCGCTACCTTAAGCTCGGTTGTTGTCGTAGGCTATGGCAGTCAAAAGAAGTCAGACGTTACAGGCAGTGTTTCTAATGTCACCGCCAAAGATTTTAATAAGGGCGTTGTTATCAATCCTTTAAATCAGATCCAGGGAAAAGTTGCAGGTTTAATTATTACTCAGCGCGGTGGCGATCCCAATGATCAGGGTGCTTCAATCTCCCTGCGGGGGCAAACCTCAATTCTCGGTGACCAAAGACCACTATTTGTGATCGATGGGATAGCTATCTCCAGTGCTTCACAATTTCAAAACCTTTCGCCGGCAGATATTGAAAGTTATGATATACTGAAAGACGTTTCTGCGACTGCCATTTATGGCGCCAGAGGTGCTAACGGTGTTATTTTAGTGACTACTAAGAAGGGAAAAGGTAAAAATCTCCAGGTTGATTACGAAGGTTTTACAGGATTTGAAAAACAGGCCAAATACTGGGATCTCCTGTCAGCCAGCGACTATCTTACTACAATTCGCCAGATCCCTAACGTAAACGTCCCTACTTTTGATAAAGGGGCCAACACCGACTGGCAGAGGGCTGTAAACCGCACAGGTGTTGTTTATAGTAACAATCTTGGATTTTCAGGCGGCACCGACAAATTTACATACCGTGCGTCACTCAATTATCAAAACCAGCAGGGCATTATTATTAACACCAATAAGCGTCAGCTTGGCTTAAGATTCAATGCGCAGCAAAAGGCCTTGAATGATAAATTGGAGATCCTTTTAAACATGTCAAATACAACGGTCTATAGAGATCAGTTATCCGATCCGAATTCGATCAACCAATACATCTTCAACGCCCCACCCACATATCCCGTATACAATCCGGACGGGTCTTACTTTGCCTTCACAGATCTTTTGCAAGCCAACCCGGTGATGCACTTAAAGGAAACACTTGCTAAGGAAACAACCAAGCAAACCCTGATCAACGCAACCGGTAATTATAAGATCACCCCAGGTTTGAGTGTGGGGCTGACAGGGGTTTTGATTCAGGACAATACGCTGACGCACAATTTTACCCCAACTTTCCCTTTGGAGGGTAATATCAATACAGCAGGGCAGAATAGCTACAACCAAAACACGATCGAAGCTAATGCGCATATCAATTACAGTAAAACTTTGGGTAAACACAATTTTGCTGCCATGTTTGTACATGAGTACAATCAGTTTGATAATGAATCTTTTTACGCTAACGGACAAAACTATCTTGTACCGGATGTTTTAGACAATAATTTAGGTTCGGGCGATCTGACAAAAAATCAGATAGGCTCCGGCAAGTCCGCCTATAAGATCATTTCATTTTTAGGTCGAATCAACTATGCCTACGATAACAGGTACTACCTGACCGCCTCGTTGCGTAGGGATGGTTCAGACAAATTTGGCATTGATCACCAATGGGGTACATTTCCATCAGTGAGCCTGGCTTACCGGTTAAAAAGTGATGTGCTGAAAAAGGTGAACTGGGTAGACGATCTTAAGCTAAGAGCAGGCTTTGGTGTGGTAGGTAATTCCAATAGTATCGGGCCCTACAATGCCATCGCCTTATACTCGGCGCAGGCACGTTATTATGATGCGTCAAACCTGTCTTACCCTCTTCTTAATAGTTATTCCTATAGTCAAAATCCAAACCCTGACCTAAAATGGGAAGAACGGCATGGCAGGAATATAGGGGTAGATTTTTCCTTTTTCAATAGCAGGTTGACAGGTGATATCAACTACTTCGATGATAAAACCGTTCATATGCTATACAATTACAGTGTTCCAACCCCACCTTTTTTTGTAAATACCATACTGGCAAATGTTGGTGATATGACCAATAAAGGGTTAGAAGTCATGCTATCGGGAGTGGTTGTGAAGACGAAAAACTTTAACTGGACTGTAAACGGACAATTCACCAGGATTAAAACAAAGGCTTTAAGCCTTTCAGGCGAGTACAATGGGTTTATTCTGAATACCGATCAGGTAGGTACGGCTACTGTAACGGGAAGGGGTTTAAATTCTGTACCTGTAAGTTATATCAAGCCGGGCGAACCATTGAACGTTTACTTTCTTCCTCATTTTACCGGGACTGACGCTGCCGGAAGACAGTTGTTTGACGGGAAAACGATCACCGAAAATCCCGCCCCGACCAAATATTACATTGATCCCAATCCAAAATTCAGCTATGGACTGAACAACTCCTTCACTTACAAAAACTGGGATGTGAACTTTTTTATCCGCGGTGTTCAGGGGCATAAGCTCTTCAATCAGGTGCTGCTGAATTATGAGTCCGCAGCAAGGTTGCCGGGTGCCAACACAACACCGGCAGCATTGACAAATGGGATAAAGGATGCACCATATATTTCAGATAAGTGGCTGGAAAACGCATCGTTTTTAAGGCTTGAATATGCCACTCTTGGATATACTTTTAAAAAAATGACCGGGATGAAGAATTTCCGGCTATATATAGCCGGAAATAACTTGTTCGTGATCACCAAATACCGCGGACTGGATCCGGAGATTGCAGGGAATTTTCTGGATGGTAATTCATATCCCAAAAATCGTACGATCATACTGGGAACCAGTTTTTCATTTCGATAATCAACTAAGTAATTATGAAACAGATATATTTCGCTTCAGCGATTATCACCGCTACAATCTCAATATTGCTTAGCAGTTGTACTAAGTTAGACAGCAAGGTCTACAATCAGGTAACGCCGGATAATTTTTTTCAAACACCCCAGCAGGTCAATGCGGCATTAGCTCAGGCTTACACGCCAATGACCACGATACCAATGGGAAACACTTTTCAACTCAATTCTGTCTCTTCCGATGAATTGGTTATCCCCACCCGGGGAAACGACTGGTATGACGGGGGAATGTGGCAGGCATTATGGCTGCATAATTACAGGCCGGACATTAAAGTGCTTAATGACGCGTGGAATGACATCAGCAATGGAATAGGTAAATGTAATTTTTTATTAAGCACGGTTAACCAGATTCCGGAGAACAACAGACCTGTAAATCTTGACCAGATCATTGCAGAGATAAAGGTTTTACGGGCTTACTATTATTTCGTGTTCACTGACCTCTTCGGAAATGTTCCCTTAGTGACCGATTATAATGTCAATCCCACTACGGTCAAGCAGCGTTCACGAAACGAGGTTTATAATTTCCTGGAAAACGAGCTGACAACGAATGTTCCATTGCTTCAGGACAAAGCTGTGGCGAATTATGGCCATATAAATAAATGGGGAGGCTACATGTTACTCGCCAAGTTGTACCTGAATGCACAGGTATATACCGGGACACCACAATGGGAGAAAGCCGCAAACACAGCAGATCAGGTGATCAAATCCGGCAAATACAATCTGCAGGCTAACTTCTTTGACAATTTTATTGTGGCTAACGAAGGTTCCGTTGAGAATATCTTCGTTGTACCTTTTGACTTCACATTTATCGGTGGCAACATCATGGTCAGGCGTTCCCTTAATGGCAGCCACATGTATACATACAATCTTGGCGGGCAGCCAAACAATGGCTGGTGCGCACCTACAGCATTCTACAGGACTTTTAGTGACAATGACATCAGAAAAAAAATGTGGCTGATTGGCCAGCAGTATAATGCCTCCGGAGCAGTATTGATTGACGTGGCAACCAAAAAACCGGTCATATTAAGTCCATATGTAAATGAATTAAGTAATCCGGCCGATACATTTAAGTTTGCTGGCGCCAGAAGTGTTAAATACGCACCTCAGCCAGGTGCGGGTACAAATGCAAGTAATGATGGTGTCGTCTACCGTTTGGCCGATGCTTACCTGATCAAGGCAGAGGCACAGATTAGAAACGGGCAGACTGGTGATGCCCTGATGCTGATCAACGCTATAAGGAAACGTGCCGGTTTGAACGACTGGACTGCAGCAGACTTAACCCTGCCAAATATTTTGGCAGAACGTGGACGCGAGCTCGCCTGGGAAGGCTGCAGACGAAATGACCTGATCCGTTTTGAGGTCGCTGATCAGCTACCCTATTTTACTGGCGCACGCAACCCAGGCAAGAGTAAAGATCCTGATAACCGGACTTTCATTTTTCCTATTCCAGCTAATCAAATGATCAGCAATAAAAATCTCGTTCAAAACCCTGGATATTAAATCTTAATATTTTTAGTTGAAATGGTTGCGAATGAGCAATAACGATTGACCTACCCTTCCGTCTGGAACCAAACTCTCAATTGAATTTTAGCTATTTAAAATATAAGCCATGAAATCAAATAAAATATTTCATATAAAAAATCTGTTCATCTATTTTTCGCTTCTTGTTTCCGTTGGATGTAAGAAGCCTGAGTATGCAAACACACTGCATTCTACGCCAGATGCAATTAAAAAAGTAACATTAGCGAATAATATCACGGGACATTTGCAGGATGATATTGGCAACCCGGTGAAGAATGTGGTTGTAAGCGATGGCTTTACTTGCACTATTACAGATGATAATGGAAACTATACCTTAACAAGGGATTCAGCAGCCCAATTCGTCTACTTTTCTGCGCCGGCAGAATACAACGCAAGTGTTGGCAGCAGCGGACTTCGTGAGTTTTATAAAAAGATAACAGCTCCATTGTCAGATGCTGTGCAAGCTGATTTTACACTGATCAAAAAAGCAAAGGAAACAAAATTTAAAATCATCGGCATATCAGACCCTCAGGTTGCCAGTACTGCAGAACTGAACAGGTTTAAAAACGAAACGGTAGACGACATAAAAACAAATATGAACGGAGAAAGTTTGCCGTACTATACGTTGGTGTTAGGTGATGTTGTTGCTGATAAGCAAGACCTGTTAGTACCGATCCGACAATCGTTAGCTACTA from Chitinophaga filiformis carries:
- a CDS encoding ATP-binding cassette domain-containing protein — encoded protein: MKVIKITGARQNNLKNISLEIPKNKITVFTGVSGSGKSSLVFETIGAEAQRQINETQNSFVRNRLTQLGVADVDKIEHLNVPVIINQKRLGGNVRSTVGTATDIYASLRLLFSRLGEPFVGYSNIFSFNNPQGMCPVCEGLGYKQTISIEHLFDKDKSLNEGAILFPTFQPGGYRWLRYTESGYFDNNKKLKDYTRAEWDLLLYSKEHKPKHPGKNWYKSATYAGVLTRIENDILKKDSRELSIRKDDLKKIVVSKTCPSCKGKRLNDSVLSCKIKGKDIADCAALPIDELLEFVKSLSSKSYETVLNELQRKLENVVNIGLQYLTLDRITNTLSGGESQRIKMVRHLGNSLEDLLYIFDEPSIGLHPKDLENIAGIIKQIKEKCNTVLIVEHDPDLIKIADHIVDMGPLSGRKGGEVVYEGAFTGLKQSSGKTGRYFSTIRTFNASPRKSETFLTIKNAQLHNLKNVTVNIPKNVLTVVSGVAGSGKSSLISKVLPMQFPDVKIIDQSLFAVSARATLLTYLGISDSIRNLFAKSNNVSNKLFSRNGEGACPNCKGLGVEKIDLAFMEDIEEPCEVCGGNGFDPDVLKYRYHDLNISEVMNLTVDEAKIFFNNNTFTHHFELLVELGLDYLTLGQRLSSFSGGERQRLKLTRELGDHNNILVLDEPSTGLHPSDTQKLMKILNKLVDHGNTVIVIEHNLDIIAQGDWIIDIGIGAGKYGGNLIFEGTVAALLKNKKSETAKYLKRHLQ
- a CDS encoding PDDEXK nuclease domain-containing protein; its protein translation is MLSYAISQKYQILPFNKRCWPMYACLNYYKEIEMHESDNQLVGIIRCASKNENLVGYMTSGLPQQVFMSKYLINLPGEDELAKDYGRSAKEIGKV
- a CDS encoding RagB/SusD family nutrient uptake outer membrane protein, giving the protein MKQIYFASAIITATISILLSSCTKLDSKVYNQVTPDNFFQTPQQVNAALAQAYTPMTTIPMGNTFQLNSVSSDELVIPTRGNDWYDGGMWQALWLHNYRPDIKVLNDAWNDISNGIGKCNFLLSTVNQIPENNRPVNLDQIIAEIKVLRAYYYFVFTDLFGNVPLVTDYNVNPTTVKQRSRNEVYNFLENELTTNVPLLQDKAVANYGHINKWGGYMLLAKLYLNAQVYTGTPQWEKAANTADQVIKSGKYNLQANFFDNFIVANEGSVENIFVVPFDFTFIGGNIMVRRSLNGSHMYTYNLGGQPNNGWCAPTAFYRTFSDNDIRKKMWLIGQQYNASGAVLIDVATKKPVILSPYVNELSNPADTFKFAGARSVKYAPQPGAGTNASNDGVVYRLADAYLIKAEAQIRNGQTGDALMLINAIRKRAGLNDWTAADLTLPNILAERGRELAWEGCRRNDLIRFEVADQLPYFTGARNPGKSKDPDNRTFIFPIPANQMISNKNLVQNPGY
- a CDS encoding FecR family protein, producing MIAQGQCRKKNIPFLRDWPRKKNLFKKQGKMNERPYSERLQNLAHQYLRGELNRKEQQEVDEWFQSEEGADFIESHMSKDEYRNLLLQRIHNKAGIVNNKRPTQLYVRVAVAASLILTTMFVAYLVPKKSPVKQQVSQAVVGQIQPGGNKAVLILDDGSNINLTSGKQGLLVRQGSVKINKTNSGSLSYTSDSASDIKEPILYNTVVTPRGGKYRLTLSDGTIAILDAASSIRFPVAFDKERKVSITGQVYFEVVHNVNSPFLVSVKGQLVKDLGTKFNINAYDDEPVIKTTLLEGGISLTRGSQTAVLKPGQQAINAIGNPAIKIIDADIDESVAWKNDFFQFEDEPLESVMRKISRWYDVDVVYQKGSDIHESYLGRITRYSEVSKVLKMLEVTGDVQFEIQGRTIKVFSKIQTNQK
- a CDS encoding acetyl-CoA carboxylase carboxyltransferase subunit alpha, which codes for MQFLDFEKPIEDLYDQLEKLKENGAKSGVDVTATVREYEQKIADTRLEVYEHLTSYQKVLLSRHPDRPYTLAYIEKMCSNFVELHGDRNVKDDKAMVGGFAELDGETIMFIGQQKGINTKMRQIRNFGMANPEGYRKALRLMKLAEKFNKPIVTLIDTPGAYPGLEAEERGQGEAIARNIFEMVKLRVPVICIIIGEGASGGALGIGIGDRILMLENSWYTVISPENCSTILWRSWNFKEKAAEELKLTSDHMSRFGLVDGVIKEPLGGAHVNPDEMASILKQTIKNTLAELKKIDADTRIEQRIDKFSNMGFFDER
- a CDS encoding RNA polymerase sigma-70 factor; this translates as MSSLHTFDDSKLLSLLENSNANAFDVLYNRYWDRVLSLAYRKTGDLMEAENIVQDVFVSLWKRRESLKITGNFSNYLFVSVKYRTLKFLAKKAAVRSISLDLASDPQDNSTQEYLEFEEIRERLEILVDKLPEIGRLVYKMKSEDKSYKDIAAELNISEKAVDAHLLRARRKLRVELGSFLSCFFL
- a CDS encoding SusC/RagA family TonB-linked outer membrane protein; protein product: MKLTVVFILAALFQARASTFAQTINFVHKNTSFKQIIKEIRKQTNYNILVSANKIKDLKTRNVSFVNASISEVLNTFLAGERLTYEIHGESVLIKDKPVNTAPKREKQKLSFIELKGTVIDENGVPIPGLTVKVKGTSQGTVTDTAGVFNLSVGDKNSLIVFSAIGYQSLEIAAGDLPKVIRMRSEVATLSSVVVVGYGSQKKSDVTGSVSNVTAKDFNKGVVINPLNQIQGKVAGLIITQRGGDPNDQGASISLRGQTSILGDQRPLFVIDGIAISSASQFQNLSPADIESYDILKDVSATAIYGARGANGVILVTTKKGKGKNLQVDYEGFTGFEKQAKYWDLLSASDYLTTIRQIPNVNVPTFDKGANTDWQRAVNRTGVVYSNNLGFSGGTDKFTYRASLNYQNQQGIIINTNKRQLGLRFNAQQKALNDKLEILLNMSNTTVYRDQLSDPNSINQYIFNAPPTYPVYNPDGSYFAFTDLLQANPVMHLKETLAKETTKQTLINATGNYKITPGLSVGLTGVLIQDNTLTHNFTPTFPLEGNINTAGQNSYNQNTIEANAHINYSKTLGKHNFAAMFVHEYNQFDNESFYANGQNYLVPDVLDNNLGSGDLTKNQIGSGKSAYKIISFLGRINYAYDNRYYLTASLRRDGSDKFGIDHQWGTFPSVSLAYRLKSDVLKKVNWVDDLKLRAGFGVVGNSNSIGPYNAIALYSAQARYYDASNLSYPLLNSYSYSQNPNPDLKWEERHGRNIGVDFSFFNSRLTGDINYFDDKTVHMLYNYSVPTPPFFVNTILANVGDMTNKGLEVMLSGVVVKTKNFNWTVNGQFTRIKTKALSLSGEYNGFILNTDQVGTATVTGRGLNSVPVSYIKPGEPLNVYFLPHFTGTDAAGRQLFDGKTITENPAPTKYYIDPNPKFSYGLNNSFTYKNWDVNFFIRGVQGHKLFNQVLLNYESAARLPGANTTPAALTNGIKDAPYISDKWLENASFLRLEYATLGYTFKKMTGMKNFRLYIAGNNLFVITKYRGLDPEIAGNFLDGNSYPKNRTIILGTSFSFR